In Pseudobdellovibrionaceae bacterium, the following proteins share a genomic window:
- a CDS encoding FHA domain-containing protein — translation MDLALQSKTGKLFRVKVAAEGDNRVAFVPLEKFTIGSQPKLPVTIKGKGVDKRHLVVSCVKNQIWLTDQKTEGGTMVNGKAIQPDVPYHYCPGDKITLGEAEFALQIDLFVQSFDEDLSPDKMIAEAAERAKSFEETRIKEIQENVNNAKKDCDAVKSSAYDKADEILAAARDEAEKILGEAEIKKQAELKEASEVLNSAHAQAKKVTAEARQELENQQIELEKNRAKVEEDQKKMKEAFERLRVEIVKKAEQQAEESAHKLLEVAKGKADEIMRRAKETSDTNRTRMITQANKDVEAIRQQAQDQGKAILMEYEQKASGVLEVSEKQANEKLSQADQKVLQLRKDAEIEAQALVIEARDKSSQLISASEESAEKIVRNAQDRAAGIREEAQTESDTLVRKAQTASLEIKSYADEQAKTVVDEAKAAGDEIRRKAVVEADQQLNAVKEEVQAARQKSDQQVNEILRSAQEKALARHNMAVAEAGQVVEKAKGESDALLAQAREGAEKIVEEGRQRAFALEAQAQEKGQSLFNEARLKAETQVDALIKQAESKSSEILQAQYEKAQVIIEEAKIQAQKTVDEARHYEAKTIQEAKVKAAEERNKEASRIVTEATAQAEAIKEQAHVEAEKIKEQSHQKALSMRAEAEDELATIYSEAHRRAEGVLKEREADGGKLIEAAREKANQIKAKAQEEANQLIGQSQRLVGEVRSKAQVEANNLLAQAKQQVDSLIKEQDERNAKAFEQARAEAAEFVLAQQKELQAQHAHAAKEVENLKKAQLADVERLKLEAQNALKQSLQERDQARDEAKKIFVQAKEREEEILAKAQQEYELRREQMDVELDKLRKAEQKRIDEQWEIQAKISENRRRHEVNLLMENLQLGMEATLRRLGDGGMSDQDVERVFEEMKNIVDRSLSMSREQRQAKVSKPKRLFLFKRGDKEDSGNGKEDKKKQTAIAASWIVFFLLATIPLLYYYV, via the coding sequence ATGGACCTGGCGCTTCAAAGTAAGACGGGGAAGCTCTTTCGTGTCAAAGTAGCTGCAGAGGGGGACAATCGCGTTGCCTTTGTGCCGCTTGAAAAGTTCACCATAGGCTCGCAGCCAAAACTTCCAGTGACGATCAAGGGCAAGGGTGTGGATAAGCGCCACCTGGTCGTCTCTTGTGTAAAAAATCAAATCTGGCTGACCGATCAAAAAACCGAAGGTGGCACCATGGTCAATGGCAAGGCCATTCAACCTGATGTTCCCTATCACTATTGTCCCGGTGACAAGATCACCCTTGGTGAAGCCGAGTTTGCCTTACAAATTGATTTGTTCGTGCAAAGCTTTGATGAGGATTTGAGTCCGGACAAGATGATTGCTGAGGCTGCAGAGAGAGCTAAAAGCTTTGAAGAGACACGGATCAAGGAAATTCAGGAAAACGTCAATAACGCCAAGAAAGACTGTGATGCGGTCAAAAGCTCGGCTTACGATAAGGCCGATGAAATTCTTGCCGCTGCTCGTGATGAGGCCGAAAAGATCCTCGGCGAAGCTGAAATCAAAAAACAGGCCGAACTCAAAGAAGCCAGTGAGGTCTTAAACTCCGCCCATGCCCAAGCCAAGAAAGTGACGGCCGAAGCCCGCCAGGAGTTGGAAAACCAGCAGATTGAATTGGAAAAGAACCGCGCCAAGGTCGAAGAAGATCAGAAAAAGATGAAGGAGGCCTTTGAGCGTCTGCGTGTTGAGATTGTCAAAAAGGCTGAGCAACAGGCCGAGGAGTCAGCTCATAAACTTCTTGAAGTCGCCAAAGGCAAAGCTGATGAGATCATGCGCCGGGCAAAAGAGACCAGTGACACCAATCGCACGAGGATGATCACTCAGGCGAATAAAGATGTGGAAGCCATTCGCCAGCAGGCTCAGGATCAAGGCAAGGCGATTTTGATGGAGTACGAGCAAAAGGCCTCAGGGGTTCTTGAAGTCTCGGAAAAGCAGGCCAACGAAAAACTCAGCCAAGCTGACCAAAAGGTTCTTCAGCTTAGGAAGGACGCGGAGATTGAAGCTCAGGCCCTGGTTATTGAAGCCAGAGATAAGTCTTCCCAGCTAATCTCCGCGAGCGAGGAGTCGGCAGAGAAGATTGTCCGCAATGCCCAGGACCGTGCGGCTGGAATTCGTGAGGAGGCACAAACTGAATCTGATACTTTGGTACGCAAGGCTCAGACGGCCTCATTAGAAATCAAAAGCTACGCGGACGAACAGGCAAAGACCGTGGTGGATGAGGCCAAAGCCGCCGGTGATGAAATTCGCCGCAAGGCTGTGGTGGAGGCCGATCAGCAGCTTAATGCTGTTAAAGAAGAGGTCCAGGCGGCAAGGCAGAAAAGCGATCAACAAGTGAATGAGATCCTACGTTCGGCCCAGGAAAAGGCCTTGGCGAGACACAATATGGCAGTAGCAGAGGCCGGTCAGGTTGTAGAAAAGGCCAAAGGCGAATCGGATGCTCTATTGGCTCAGGCTCGAGAAGGTGCGGAAAAAATAGTTGAAGAGGGTCGGCAAAGGGCTTTTGCCCTTGAGGCCCAGGCTCAGGAGAAGGGGCAAAGCCTGTTTAACGAAGCTCGCCTTAAAGCAGAAACCCAGGTGGATGCTTTGATCAAACAGGCTGAAAGCAAATCTTCAGAAATTTTGCAGGCACAATATGAAAAGGCCCAGGTCATCATTGAAGAGGCAAAAATTCAGGCGCAAAAGACGGTGGATGAGGCCAGGCACTATGAGGCCAAGACCATTCAAGAGGCAAAAGTAAAGGCCGCAGAGGAGCGCAACAAAGAGGCTTCGCGCATCGTCACTGAGGCCACAGCCCAGGCCGAGGCCATTAAGGAGCAGGCCCATGTGGAGGCGGAAAAAATCAAAGAGCAGTCTCATCAAAAGGCTCTGTCCATGCGGGCCGAGGCGGAAGATGAGCTGGCCACTATTTATAGTGAGGCTCATAGGAGAGCCGAAGGCGTTCTTAAAGAGCGCGAGGCCGATGGTGGAAAGCTGATCGAGGCTGCCCGTGAGAAGGCCAATCAGATAAAGGCCAAGGCCCAGGAAGAAGCCAACCAGTTAATCGGTCAGTCGCAGCGACTGGTAGGCGAGGTCCGCTCCAAGGCGCAGGTGGAGGCCAACAACCTTTTGGCCCAGGCCAAACAGCAGGTGGATTCGCTCATTAAGGAACAGGATGAGAGAAATGCCAAGGCCTTTGAGCAGGCTCGGGCCGAGGCAGCAGAGTTTGTCCTTGCCCAGCAGAAGGAGCTACAGGCTCAGCATGCTCACGCAGCGAAAGAGGTGGAGAACCTCAAAAAGGCTCAGTTGGCAGATGTGGAAAGATTAAAGCTCGAAGCGCAGAATGCTCTCAAGCAGAGCTTGCAGGAGAGGGATCAGGCCCGTGACGAAGCGAAAAAGATTTTCGTTCAGGCTAAGGAAAGAGAGGAAGAAATTCTCGCCAAGGCCCAACAGGAATACGAGCTTCGCAGGGAACAGATGGATGTGGAGTTGGATAAGCTCCGCAAAGCAGAACAAAAGCGCATCGATGAGCAGTGGGAGATACAGGCGAAGATTTCTGAAAATCGCCGTCGCCATGAAGTCAATCTCCTCATGGAGAATCTACAGCTAGGAATGGAGGCCACTCTTCGTCGACTGGGCGACGGTGGCATGAGTGACCAGGATGTAGAGCGCGTGTTTGAGGAAATGAAGAACATCGTCGATCGCTCGCTGTCCATGTCTCGCGAGCAGAGACAGGCCAAGGTCAGCAAACCCAAGCGTTTGTTTCTCTTTAAACGTGGGGACAAAGAAGATAGTGGTAATGGCAAGGAAGATAAGAAAAAGCAGACGGCGATTGCTGCCAGTTGGATCGTCTTCTTCCTGCTAGCGACGATCCCATTGCTATATTACTACGTTTGA